From Paenibacillus graminis, a single genomic window includes:
- the secA gene encoding preprotein translocase subunit SecA translates to MLGLVKKIFGDTNERDVKRLMKTVDVINGLEPDFVSLSDEELKAKTAEFRARIEKGETLEELLPEAFATVREASKRTLGMRHFDVQLVGGMALHEGRISEMKTGEGKTLVGTLPVYLNALLGKGVHVVTVNDYLAQRDSAQMGQIYNFLGMTVGVNLNGMDHADKQEAYACDITYGTNNEFGFDYLRDNMVLYKEQMVQRPLYFCIIDEVDSILIDEARTPLIISGQAEKSTELYYAADRFVKRLTAEEDYTVDIKVKSVALTEKGVATAERAFGVENLYDHANVTLNHHIVQALKANVIMRRDVDYVVNEDEVVIVDEFTGRLMAGRRYSDGLHQAIEAKEEIQVQNESMTLATITFQNYFRMYRKLGGMTGTAKTEEEEFKKIYGLEVLQVPTNKPNQRVDMPDVVYKSENGKFNAVVEEIVERHKKNQPVLVGTVSIENSERVSEMLKRKGVRHQVLNAKHHAAEAEIISHAGQPGTVTIATNMAGRGTDIVLGEGVTDLGGLHIIGTERHESRRIDNQLRGRAGRQGDPGSTQFYLSLGDELMKRFGADNVLNMMDRLGFEEDQPIESRMITRAVESAQKRVEGNNFDIRKVVLQYDDVMNQQREIIYKQRREILESDNIKDIVIEMIKPVIDRIVHAHCSDDIPENWELQEVADYVNSKLLEEGQLTRDDLWGKEVEEIIEYIFNLVLEKYAAREERLGSELVREFEKVIVLRSVDSKWMDHIDAMDQLRQGIHLRAYGGTDPLREYQFEGFEMFNAMTATIQEEVATYIMKAHIETNQERQSVVEENKISTNGEPAEKQPVHVQAAIGRNDPCPCGSGKKYKNCHGQNA, encoded by the coding sequence ATGCTAGGACTTGTAAAAAAAATATTCGGCGACACCAACGAACGTGATGTCAAACGTCTGATGAAGACGGTCGATGTAATTAATGGGTTGGAGCCTGACTTTGTATCGCTTTCCGATGAAGAATTGAAAGCCAAGACTGCTGAATTCCGTGCCCGGATTGAGAAGGGCGAAACCTTGGAGGAACTTCTTCCCGAGGCATTTGCAACCGTACGCGAAGCTTCCAAACGGACGCTGGGCATGCGGCATTTTGACGTTCAATTGGTTGGAGGTATGGCGCTGCATGAAGGCCGGATCTCCGAGATGAAGACAGGTGAAGGCAAGACGCTGGTAGGGACTTTGCCAGTCTACCTGAACGCATTGCTCGGCAAAGGTGTGCATGTTGTAACGGTCAATGACTATCTGGCTCAGCGCGACAGCGCGCAGATGGGACAAATCTATAACTTTCTGGGCATGACGGTTGGGGTGAACCTGAACGGCATGGACCATGCTGATAAACAAGAAGCTTATGCCTGCGATATTACTTATGGTACTAATAATGAATTCGGTTTTGACTACCTGCGCGACAACATGGTGCTCTATAAAGAGCAAATGGTTCAGCGCCCGCTCTATTTCTGTATCATTGATGAAGTTGACTCCATTCTGATTGATGAAGCGCGGACTCCTCTTATTATCTCCGGACAGGCTGAGAAATCGACGGAATTATACTATGCAGCAGACCGTTTCGTGAAGAGACTTACGGCTGAAGAAGATTATACAGTTGATATTAAAGTGAAATCCGTGGCTTTGACTGAAAAGGGTGTGGCTACGGCAGAACGCGCTTTTGGCGTTGAAAACCTGTATGACCATGCCAATGTAACTTTGAATCATCACATTGTTCAAGCGCTCAAGGCGAACGTAATTATGCGCCGCGACGTTGACTACGTAGTGAATGAGGACGAGGTTGTTATTGTCGATGAATTCACCGGCCGTTTGATGGCTGGGCGCCGCTACAGTGATGGATTGCACCAGGCTATTGAAGCCAAAGAAGAAATTCAGGTGCAGAACGAGAGCATGACCCTGGCCACAATCACATTCCAGAACTACTTCCGGATGTACCGCAAGCTGGGCGGCATGACGGGTACCGCGAAGACTGAAGAAGAAGAGTTCAAGAAGATTTATGGTCTTGAAGTTCTGCAGGTGCCAACCAATAAGCCGAACCAGCGTGTGGATATGCCAGACGTTGTATACAAAAGCGAAAACGGCAAGTTTAACGCGGTTGTAGAGGAAATTGTGGAGCGCCACAAGAAGAATCAGCCTGTACTGGTAGGTACGGTATCCATTGAAAATTCGGAACGTGTATCCGAGATGCTGAAACGCAAAGGTGTCAGACACCAGGTGCTGAATGCGAAGCACCATGCGGCGGAAGCAGAGATTATCTCGCATGCCGGCCAGCCGGGAACAGTAACCATTGCTACGAATATGGCGGGACGCGGTACGGATATCGTATTGGGTGAAGGTGTGACAGATCTTGGAGGTCTGCATATTATTGGTACAGAACGCCATGAATCGCGCCGGATTGACAATCAGCTGCGCGGACGCGCGGGACGTCAAGGCGATCCGGGTTCCACCCAGTTCTACCTGTCGCTCGGTGACGAACTGATGAAGCGTTTTGGTGCAGACAACGTGCTGAACATGATGGACCGTCTTGGTTTTGAAGAGGATCAGCCGATTGAGAGCCGCATGATTACGCGCGCTGTAGAATCCGCCCAAAAACGTGTCGAAGGCAACAACTTCGATATCCGTAAAGTCGTCCTTCAATATGATGACGTCATGAATCAGCAGCGTGAGATTATCTACAAGCAGCGCCGCGAGATTCTGGAGTCTGACAATATCAAAGACATTGTGATTGAAATGATCAAGCCGGTTATTGACCGTATTGTTCATGCCCATTGCAGTGACGATATTCCGGAGAACTGGGAGCTGCAGGAGGTTGCTGATTATGTGAACAGCAAGCTTTTGGAGGAAGGCCAGTTGACCCGCGACGATCTGTGGGGCAAGGAAGTTGAGGAGATCATCGAATACATCTTTAACCTTGTGCTGGAGAAATACGCAGCCCGTGAAGAACGACTTGGCTCTGAGCTGGTGCGTGAATTCGAGAAGGTTATCGTGCTTCGCTCCGTAGACAGCAAATGGATGGATCATATTGATGCGATGGATCAGCTTCGTCAAGGGATTCACCTGCGCGCGTATGGCGGTACGGACCCGCTCCGCGAATATCAGTTTGAAGGCTTTGAAATGTTCAATGCCATGACTGCCACCATTCAGGAAGAAGTTGCGACCTATATTATGAAGGCGCATATTGAAACCAACCAGGAACGGCAATCCGTAGTGGAGGAGAACAAAATCTCCACCAATGGTGAACCTGCCGAGAAGCAGCCGGTGCATGTTCAGGCTGCGATTGGCCGCAACGATCCTTGCCCTTGCGGCAGCGGCAAGAAGTACAAGAACTGCCACGGCCAGAACGCTTAA
- the hpf gene encoding ribosome hibernation-promoting factor, HPF/YfiA family gives MQFSIRGQQIEVTDALRDYVDKKLSRLEKYFDAPPTSEGYVTLGVVRGLHTVEVTIPLAGVTLRAEDRSDDMYASIDAVVDKLERQIRKHKTKLNRKFRQEGSLKTLFVEGAPSSVAVEEQDYDDLEVVRNKRFTLKPMDVEEAILQMNMVGHNFFVFSNIDTSEVSVVYKRNDGKYGLIEQD, from the coding sequence ATGCAATTCAGCATTCGAGGTCAACAAATTGAAGTGACCGACGCTTTGAGAGACTATGTTGATAAGAAGCTCAGCAGACTTGAGAAGTATTTCGATGCACCCCCTACCTCAGAAGGATATGTGACGCTTGGCGTTGTCCGCGGCCTTCATACGGTGGAAGTAACAATCCCGCTGGCAGGTGTAACGCTTCGTGCGGAGGACCGTAGCGACGATATGTACGCATCCATCGATGCCGTGGTGGACAAGCTGGAACGCCAAATCCGCAAACATAAGACCAAGCTCAATCGTAAATTCCGCCAGGAAGGAAGCCTGAAGACACTCTTTGTGGAAGGCGCACCAAGCAGCGTTGCTGTAGAGGAACAGGATTACGATGATTTGGAGGTTGTGCGGAACAAGCGCTTCACTTTGAAGCCGATGGACGTAGAAGAAGCGATCCTGCAAATGAACATGGTTGGACATAATTTCTTCGTGTTCTCCAATATCGACACTTCTGAAGTCAGCGTTGTTTACAAACGCAATGACGGCAAATACGGTCTGATTGAACAAGACTAG
- a CDS encoding S-layer homology domain-containing protein codes for MKKKWRGLVTGLLGISMLLGSLGSVSAAPVPKDIQGHWAQKQLQAWLDKGYLGGYQDGTVKPNKAITRAEYVALVNRLFGYTDTATISFKDLKKSNWYYSEVAKAVKAGYIGGYENNTFRPNASLTRQEAAVIAAKILKLNTKASTAKFKDSSQFAAWSRGAIAAAADKKVIKGYPDGTFGPKRALTRAEAVGIISNSVAQKPSAPGVTPTHTPTPKPTTSPAPTTSPTPVPTKAPGGGSGGGSGGGGGGFITPTVTSAAYGHVGSVTADVYLTPNVTGAVYYVVAPYAINVAAPSAQQVKNGQIAAGTAGVHHGTTATTAGTTVSFTVYGLTANTEYATYVTVADSYGNWSSVATVRLKTAPAGTNAIVVAQPGNISTVTADVYVKYGKAGGTAQEVRYVVLKDNAAAPTATQVAEGKDSAGTLLSSALKGTISTQPGVGHTHTLSGLTAATGYKVYLVSGHGTTWSSVEVIRIHTK; via the coding sequence ATGAAAAAGAAGTGGCGTGGTCTTGTGACCGGACTGCTGGGAATCAGCATGCTGTTAGGTTCACTCGGCAGTGTATCAGCCGCGCCGGTACCCAAGGATATTCAAGGGCACTGGGCACAAAAGCAATTGCAGGCCTGGCTGGATAAAGGTTATCTGGGAGGGTACCAGGACGGTACTGTTAAGCCCAATAAAGCCATTACACGTGCAGAGTATGTGGCTTTGGTTAACCGCCTGTTCGGTTATACGGATACGGCAACAATCAGCTTCAAGGACCTCAAGAAATCGAACTGGTACTACAGTGAAGTTGCCAAAGCGGTAAAAGCCGGATACATCGGCGGGTATGAGAACAATACCTTCCGTCCCAACGCTTCGCTTACACGGCAAGAGGCTGCTGTTATTGCAGCCAAGATTTTGAAGCTGAACACTAAGGCGTCTACAGCCAAGTTTAAGGACAGCAGCCAGTTTGCGGCCTGGAGCCGTGGAGCTATTGCGGCAGCGGCCGACAAGAAAGTCATCAAAGGTTATCCGGATGGAACTTTCGGTCCCAAGAGGGCATTAACCCGGGCAGAGGCTGTTGGAATTATCAGCAATTCGGTGGCTCAGAAGCCTTCGGCTCCTGGGGTAACTCCAACACATACTCCAACTCCTAAGCCAACAACTTCACCGGCTCCGACAACTAGCCCAACACCGGTACCAACCAAAGCTCCTGGCGGAGGATCTGGTGGCGGTTCCGGCGGCGGCGGTGGCGGTTTCATTACACCGACAGTAACCAGCGCTGCGTATGGACACGTTGGCTCTGTGACTGCGGACGTCTACTTGACGCCTAATGTAACAGGTGCTGTGTATTATGTAGTTGCGCCATATGCCATCAATGTAGCTGCACCAAGTGCGCAGCAGGTGAAGAATGGACAAATTGCTGCCGGAACGGCAGGCGTTCATCATGGAACTACAGCGACTACGGCAGGTACTACCGTGTCCTTCACGGTGTATGGACTGACGGCTAATACGGAATACGCTACTTATGTCACGGTTGCAGACAGCTACGGCAACTGGTCTTCTGTAGCTACTGTCCGGTTGAAAACCGCACCGGCTGGTACGAATGCCATTGTTGTGGCACAGCCCGGAAATATCAGTACTGTGACGGCTGATGTGTATGTCAAATACGGCAAGGCAGGCGGGACAGCTCAAGAGGTTAGATATGTTGTGCTGAAGGATAATGCAGCAGCCCCTACAGCCACTCAAGTGGCAGAAGGCAAGGATAGTGCCGGGACACTGTTGTCCTCTGCATTAAAAGGCACTATTTCCACGCAGCCTGGTGTAGGTCATACTCATACACTAAGCGGTCTTACAGCGGCTACCGGTTACAAGGTTTACTTGGTTAGCGGACATGGCACTACATGGTCCTCTGTCGAAGTCATACGGATTCATACGAAATAA
- a CDS encoding cold shock domain-containing protein has translation MEGKVKWFNAEKGYGFIETADGGDVFVHFSAIQTDGFKTLDEGQSVEFDIVEGARGPQAANVIKL, from the coding sequence ATGGAAGGTAAAGTTAAATGGTTTAACGCAGAAAAAGGTTATGGTTTCATCGAAACTGCCGATGGTGGCGACGTATTCGTACACTTCTCCGCGATTCAAACTGATGGTTTCAAAACATTGGATGAAGGCCAATCCGTAGAGTTCGACATCGTTGAAGGTGCACGCGGACCCCAAGCAGCTAACGTCATCAAATTATAA
- the pseC gene encoding UDP-4-amino-4,6-dideoxy-N-acetyl-beta-L-altrosamine transaminase has protein sequence MSDKSNAFSTNPVRSTMLPYGQQWIDEQDIEAVVEVLKGDMITQGPAIEAFENKVAAYVGAKYAVAFTNGTAALHGACFAAGIGEEDEVITTPITFLASSNCVLYQGGTPVFADIDMNTYNLDPAMIELKITERTKAIIAVDFTGQPVEIDRISMLARDRQLVLIQDAAHSLGASFGGRKIGSWADMTMFSFHPVKHVTTGEGGIITTDNEEYYRKLMLFRSHGVTKIPGELTKNDGPWYYEMQELGYNYRMTDLQAALGVSQMDKLDDFIARRREIVSMYNERLSNIPGVIIPIQHPKAESSWHLYVIRIEPTCSQGSRREWFEALRAEGIGVNVHYIPVYLQPFYKKMGYQPGLCENAEHYYETAITLPLFPKMSNSDVDDVVAAIVKVSKRFS, from the coding sequence ATGTCTGATAAATCTAATGCATTTTCTACCAATCCTGTTCGCTCAACAATGTTGCCGTATGGACAGCAATGGATTGACGAACAGGATATTGAAGCCGTTGTAGAAGTACTTAAGGGAGATATGATCACCCAAGGGCCAGCTATCGAAGCATTTGAGAATAAGGTTGCTGCGTACGTAGGAGCTAAGTACGCTGTTGCTTTCACCAATGGAACTGCTGCGCTTCATGGAGCTTGTTTTGCTGCTGGGATCGGGGAAGAGGATGAAGTGATTACTACACCCATTACTTTTTTGGCCAGTAGTAATTGTGTGCTCTACCAGGGCGGGACCCCGGTGTTTGCTGATATTGACATGAACACGTATAACTTGGATCCAGCAATGATAGAATTGAAAATTACAGAACGGACAAAGGCGATTATCGCTGTAGACTTCACGGGACAGCCTGTAGAAATTGATCGGATTTCCATGCTTGCCCGTGATCGGCAACTGGTGCTCATTCAAGATGCAGCCCATTCTCTTGGAGCTAGTTTCGGGGGGCGAAAGATAGGTTCATGGGCGGATATGACAATGTTTAGCTTCCATCCTGTTAAGCATGTAACAACAGGAGAAGGGGGCATTATCACAACCGATAATGAAGAATATTATCGCAAGCTTATGCTATTTCGCAGCCATGGGGTGACTAAGATTCCAGGAGAACTGACTAAGAATGACGGGCCCTGGTACTATGAAATGCAGGAGCTGGGATATAATTATAGAATGACGGATTTGCAAGCTGCACTAGGTGTAAGTCAGATGGATAAATTGGATGATTTCATTGCAAGAAGGCGTGAGATTGTATCAATGTACAATGAACGGCTGAGTAATATACCAGGAGTTATAATTCCGATACAGCATCCTAAAGCGGAATCGAGCTGGCATCTCTACGTTATACGTATTGAACCTACATGTTCTCAAGGAAGCCGTCGGGAGTGGTTTGAAGCACTTCGTGCAGAAGGAATCGGTGTTAATGTACATTATATTCCAGTGTATCTCCAACCCTTTTATAAAAAAATGGGCTATCAGCCGGGATTATGTGAAAATGCAGAGCATTATTATGAAACTGCAATAACGTTGCCTTTATTCCCAAAAATGAGCAATAGTGATGTTGATGATGTAGTAGCGGCCATTGTGAAGGTATCCAAAAGATTTTCTTGA
- a CDS encoding GDP-mannose 4,6-dehydratase, translating into MNILLTGGAGFIGRWVAKRLLDEGHHLWIIDDLSNGREENIEEFREHPCLHQFINGTILDVALLSHLFSENNFEVCYHLGASINVQDSIDNPSTTFNNDTVGTFNILEQCRKYRTKLVFMSTCMVYDRCSDEEGITELHPTKPASPYAGAKVAAENMVLSYYYAYDLPTVVIRPFNTYGPFQKTGGEGGVVAIFIKNQLSGKDLNIYGEGTQTRDLLYVEDCAKFVTAAGFSDTVNGEIVNAGLGRDIAINDLALLIAGDSTRIKHIEHIHPQSEIQKLLCNSSKAKLLLNWEPEISLEEGIARTTEWIKSGGLD; encoded by the coding sequence ATAAATATTTTACTAACTGGAGGAGCCGGTTTTATCGGTCGTTGGGTTGCAAAGAGGTTATTGGACGAAGGGCATCACTTATGGATTATAGATGACCTATCTAATGGACGAGAAGAAAATATTGAGGAATTCCGCGAACATCCGTGTCTACATCAATTTATCAATGGAACAATCCTAGATGTGGCACTTTTAAGTCATTTGTTTAGCGAAAACAATTTTGAAGTATGCTACCATTTGGGTGCTTCAATTAATGTACAGGATTCCATTGATAATCCATCCACCACATTTAATAACGACACTGTAGGTACATTTAATATTCTGGAGCAATGCCGTAAATATCGTACTAAATTGGTATTTATGAGCACTTGCATGGTATACGATCGTTGCAGCGATGAAGAGGGTATAACGGAGTTGCACCCGACAAAGCCAGCCTCCCCTTATGCAGGCGCAAAGGTTGCTGCAGAGAATATGGTCCTTTCCTATTATTATGCTTATGATCTGCCAACTGTAGTTATCCGTCCGTTCAATACGTACGGCCCCTTCCAAAAGACAGGTGGAGAAGGCGGAGTAGTTGCAATCTTTATTAAAAACCAATTGAGTGGTAAGGATCTTAATATTTATGGAGAAGGCACGCAAACTCGTGATCTTTTGTATGTAGAGGACTGTGCTAAGTTTGTAACAGCGGCAGGTTTCTCGGATACAGTAAACGGTGAGATTGTAAATGCTGGACTAGGACGGGATATTGCAATTAATGATTTGGCACTGCTTATTGCTGGTGATTCAACGCGAATTAAGCATATAGAACATATTCATCCCCAGAGTGAAATTCAGAAGTTACTATGTAATTCCTCGAAGGCCAAGCTTCTGCTGAATTGGGAGCCGGAAATTAGTTTGGAAGAAGGAATTGCGCGTACTACCGAATGGATTAAGTCTGGAGGTCTTGACTAA
- a CDS encoding cytidylyltransferase domain-containing protein, which produces MNFVAIIQARMGSTRLPGKVLMPLGDTCILDYVVTRCQKIQKVSQVVVATSILKQDDDIENWCELNSVSCFRGSEEDVLERYYVCAQKYKADYILRVTADCPFVDYELASLMIEAMVTNPSDILLYEGQIPRGLAVEVISLQALEKVNLKGTESRHREHVTYYAYEYKESFTCVSLKLPKYLEHPQLRITVDTPEDYEVCQLIAEKFVDNKTISSAEVIQYLLNSPEVSEINAHIKQKPVI; this is translated from the coding sequence ATGAACTTTGTTGCCATTATTCAAGCTCGTATGGGATCTACCCGTCTTCCAGGCAAGGTGTTAATGCCGCTTGGTGATACTTGTATTCTTGATTACGTAGTTACTCGTTGCCAAAAGATTCAAAAAGTTTCGCAAGTCGTAGTAGCTACGTCAATTTTGAAACAGGATGATGATATTGAAAATTGGTGTGAATTAAATAGTGTGAGTTGTTTTCGTGGTTCGGAAGAGGATGTATTAGAACGGTACTATGTATGTGCTCAAAAATATAAAGCCGATTATATCTTGCGAGTAACTGCTGACTGCCCATTCGTAGATTATGAGTTAGCCAGTTTGATGATTGAAGCTATGGTAACTAATCCATCCGATATATTGTTATATGAGGGGCAGATACCCCGTGGGTTGGCTGTTGAAGTAATTTCCTTACAGGCATTGGAAAAGGTTAATCTTAAAGGAACTGAGTCTAGGCATCGCGAACATGTCACTTATTATGCCTACGAATACAAAGAAAGTTTCACCTGTGTCTCATTAAAGTTACCTAAATATTTAGAACACCCTCAATTAAGAATAACAGTGGATACCCCTGAGGATTATGAGGTTTGCCAATTGATAGCAGAAAAGTTTGTGGATAACAAAACAATAAGCTCCGCAGAAGTGATTCAGTATCTTTTGAATTCTCCCGAGGTATCCGAGATTAATGCACACATAAAACAAAAACCTGTAATTTAA
- the pseI gene encoding pseudaminic acid synthase, which produces MNIIIDGRAIGKGFRPFIIAEMSGNHNQSLDRALAIVEAAAKTGVDAIKLQTYTADTMTLNVDSSDFMISEEKSLWKGNSLYNLYKQAYTPWEWHSEIFKKCKELGLIVFSSPFDESAVDFLETLEVPAYKIASFENTHLPLIKKVAATGKPIIMSTGMASAAELDEAVQTLRESGCEQLVLLKCTSTYPAEPTNSNLATIPHMKQLFNCEVGLSDHTLGIGVSIASVVLGATVIEKHFTLSRAEGGVDSAFSMEPHEMKSLVEETVKAWQSIGRISYGATESERDSRKLRRSIYASENIKSGEKISMGNIKIIRPGYGLPPKFLDMVMDRTAAVDIPKGTPITWDLI; this is translated from the coding sequence ATGAATATAATTATAGATGGCAGAGCAATTGGGAAGGGATTTAGACCATTTATCATCGCTGAGATGTCTGGAAATCATAATCAATCTTTGGATCGAGCGTTGGCCATTGTAGAGGCTGCTGCAAAAACAGGAGTGGACGCTATTAAGTTGCAAACGTATACTGCTGATACAATGACACTTAATGTTGATTCCTCAGACTTTATGATTAGTGAGGAGAAAAGCTTATGGAAAGGGAATTCATTATACAATTTGTATAAACAAGCATACACCCCGTGGGAATGGCATTCAGAGATCTTTAAAAAGTGTAAAGAATTAGGTCTCATTGTCTTTAGTTCACCTTTTGATGAGTCAGCAGTGGATTTTTTAGAAACGTTAGAGGTACCTGCATATAAGATTGCATCTTTTGAGAATACACATCTTCCCTTAATTAAAAAGGTGGCTGCTACTGGTAAACCTATAATTATGTCCACAGGTATGGCGTCTGCTGCTGAATTGGATGAGGCAGTACAGACTCTTAGAGAGTCAGGGTGTGAACAACTGGTACTATTAAAATGTACTAGTACTTACCCTGCAGAGCCTACTAATTCAAATCTTGCAACCATCCCGCATATGAAACAGCTATTTAATTGTGAAGTAGGATTGTCCGATCACACTTTAGGAATTGGAGTATCGATAGCAAGCGTTGTTCTGGGGGCAACCGTAATCGAGAAACATTTTACATTATCAAGAGCAGAGGGCGGTGTGGATTCTGCTTTTTCTATGGAACCTCACGAAATGAAAAGTTTAGTTGAAGAAACTGTAAAGGCATGGCAGTCGATAGGTCGGATTTCCTATGGTGCTACCGAAAGTGAAAGGGATTCGCGGAAATTAAGAAGATCTATTTATGCATCTGAAAATATAAAAAGCGGTGAGAAGATTAGTATGGGGAATATAAAAATAATTAGGCCTGGTTATGGCCTCCCGCCAAAATTTTTAGATATGGTAATGGATAGAACTGCTGCGGTAGATATCCCAAAAGGGACACCAATAACTTGGGATTTAATCTAG
- the pseG gene encoding UDP-2,4-diacetamido-2,4,6-trideoxy-beta-L-altropyranose hydrolase produces the protein MKYFIRADASEKLGIGHVMRCLALSSGLIEQKHEVIFISRELNPFVSELIVTQGCSIIHIETSFPLGSALESEFIIQLINKDYRLTKEDWLIIDHYSLDYRFESHLRSLFSNILVIDDLADRVHDCNILLDSGLDKTKEIEYNRLIPKSAIKLLGPSYALLRREFSDVSQTINNNNGEHIQNVLVCFGGTDPTNETLKTLRALEPCLNDIRNVKVILGRTNPHIKELTNLYEKNSKLQFLIQPSSVALEMASCDLAICAGGSMTWERYCLGLPGIVIAVADNQLKNAQQGHLMDIDKYLDFHQFVTKEDIRQTFESIIHSKSWLQTARQKARMIVDGKGVSRVVDLLSMRQNFLVLRDVGQNEILWMWECRNDAESRSNSVHTDEIPYSEHVKWVEQSKSMLNRKLMIAWDGEFKIAVVRLDKDGDSAIVSLNVAKEHRNKGNALKILRELETTVIKWDRRIHTLQALIRSENTASIRVFLKAGYKQCSNDNQFIKMQKKLFEEEG, from the coding sequence ATGAAGTATTTTATTCGTGCAGATGCATCGGAGAAATTAGGTATAGGACATGTGATGAGATGTCTAGCATTAAGTTCAGGACTTATTGAACAAAAGCATGAAGTGATATTCATCAGTAGAGAACTTAACCCATTTGTTTCTGAATTAATTGTTACGCAAGGTTGCTCGATTATCCACATTGAAACCTCATTCCCGTTGGGAAGTGCTTTGGAATCAGAGTTTATTATCCAACTTATCAATAAGGACTATAGACTAACAAAAGAAGATTGGTTAATTATAGATCATTATTCTCTAGATTACAGGTTTGAATCTCACCTTAGAAGCTTGTTTAGTAATATTTTGGTCATTGATGATCTAGCTGATAGAGTTCATGATTGTAATATTTTACTGGATTCTGGGCTAGACAAAACTAAGGAGATTGAATACAACAGGTTAATTCCTAAATCAGCAATAAAGCTCTTAGGCCCGTCGTATGCTTTACTTAGGAGAGAGTTTTCCGATGTGAGTCAAACTATAAATAATAATAACGGAGAACATATACAGAATGTTTTGGTTTGTTTTGGCGGAACGGATCCTACGAATGAAACACTAAAGACGCTCAGAGCGTTGGAACCCTGTCTGAACGATATTAGGAACGTTAAAGTTATTTTAGGAAGGACGAATCCTCATATAAAGGAACTAACAAATTTATATGAGAAAAATAGTAAATTGCAATTCTTAATCCAACCAAGCTCAGTTGCATTAGAAATGGCTTCTTGTGATTTGGCTATCTGCGCAGGTGGAAGTATGACCTGGGAAAGATATTGTCTGGGTTTGCCCGGAATAGTCATAGCTGTAGCGGATAACCAATTGAAAAATGCTCAGCAAGGTCATTTAATGGATATAGATAAGTATTTAGACTTTCATCAATTTGTAACAAAGGAAGATATTAGACAGACATTTGAAAGTATAATTCATTCAAAATCGTGGCTTCAAACTGCTAGACAAAAAGCTAGGATGATAGTTGATGGTAAGGGGGTATCTAGGGTAGTGGATCTATTAAGCATGAGGCAGAATTTCCTTGTGCTACGAGATGTAGGGCAAAATGAAATTTTATGGATGTGGGAATGCCGGAATGATGCTGAATCAAGGTCCAATTCAGTTCATACTGATGAGATACCCTATAGTGAGCATGTTAAATGGGTAGAACAAAGTAAATCAATGTTAAATAGAAAATTGATGATTGCTTGGGATGGAGAATTTAAGATTGCAGTGGTGAGACTGGATAAAGATGGCGATAGTGCTATTGTTAGTCTAAATGTGGCAAAGGAGCATCGAAATAAAGGGAATGCTCTGAAAATATTAAGAGAGCTTGAAACTACAGTAATAAAGTGGGATCGCAGGATCCATACTTTACAAGCCCTGATAAGATCAGAGAATACAGCTTCAATAAGGGTATTTTTAAAAGCAGGTTATAAACAATGTAGCAACGATAATCAATTCATAAAGATGCAAAAAAAATTGTTTGAAGAAGAAGGTTAG